The genomic DNA AGCCTGGGGCCGCGCACCGGCGTCTGGGCCGAGCCGGTGACGCTGAAGGCGGCCGCCAACGAGCTGCACGATACCGAGAAGATGGTCGACGCCGCCGAGCGGCTCTATGGCCCCTATCGCTGGGGCCGCTACGACATGATCGTGCTGCCGCCCTCCTTCCCGTTCGGCGGGATGGAAAATCCGATGCTGACCTTCCTGACGCCGACGATGCTCGCGGGCGACCGCAGCCTCACCAGCCTCATCGCGCACGAGCTGGCGCATAGCTGGTCGGGCAATCTCGTCACCAACGCCACCTGGGCGGATTTCTGGCTGAACGAGGGGATCACCACCTATATCGAGAGTCGCATCATGGAAGCGCTCTACGGCCCCGAGCGCGCGCAGATGCTCAAATCGCTCGGCTGGGAGGATCTCCAGAATGCGGTGCGCGACGCGGGCGGCGCCGCAGCTCCCGCCACCCAGCTCCACCTCGATCTCAAGGGCCAGGACCCCGACGAGGGCATGGCCGACATCGCCTATGAGAAGGGCGCCGCGTTCCTGCGCACCATCGAGGCCGCGGTCGGCCGCGAGCGGTTCGACGCTTGGCTCCGCTCCTATTTCGACCGCCACGCCTTCCAGCCGATCACCACGCGGCTGTTCCTCGAGGATCTGCGTGCCAACCTCATCAAGGGCGACACGGCGCTGGAGAAGAAGCTGCAGCTCGACGCCTGGGCCTATCGCCCCGGCATTCCGTCCAACGCCGCCGCGCCGGTCTCGCCCGAGCTGGAGAAGATGGCGGCCGCCGCCAAGGCCTATGGCCCGGAGACCTCGCCCGACGCGCTCGGCTTCAACAATTGGGGCACGCAGGAGCGGGTGCGCTTCTTGAACGCCCTCCCGCGCGATCTCGGCACCGAGCAGCTCCAGCGGCTCGACGGCACCTTCAAGCTCTCGCAGACGCGCAACAGCGAAGTGCTCTTCGCCTGGCTCCGCCTCGCGATCGCCAACCGCTACGACCCCGCCGTCCCCGCGATCGAGCGTTTCCTGACCAGCATGGGCCGCCGCAAGTTCGTCGAACCCCTCTTCCGCGACCTCCTCGCCCAAGCCGACTGGGGCCGCCCGATCGCCGAGCGCGTCTATGCG from Allosphingosinicella indica includes the following:
- a CDS encoding M1 family metallopeptidase; translated protein: MIRFALALPFAAALALAGCKEKPAETPTDAPMQAGAQRMVAPVLLTPDAKDIHSYAVPAEARVTHVALNLTADFQQKILYGTATLHVAAAKGAKRIILDDKGLEIVSVRSRSGEPLRWQVGEGDDMLGRPLEVELAGADRIVIEYRSAPDAAALQWLTPEQTAGKRHPFLFSQGQSILNRTWIPTQDSPGIRQTWEARIVVPAPLKAVMSGEALTPEGEPAGEGKRAFRFRMDKPVAPYLIALAAGDIAFQSLGPRTGVWAEPVTLKAAANELHDTEKMVDAAERLYGPYRWGRYDMIVLPPSFPFGGMENPMLTFLTPTMLAGDRSLTSLIAHELAHSWSGNLVTNATWADFWLNEGITTYIESRIMEALYGPERAQMLKSLGWEDLQNAVRDAGGAAAPATQLHLDLKGQDPDEGMADIAYEKGAAFLRTIEAAVGRERFDAWLRSYFDRHAFQPITTRLFLEDLRANLIKGDTALEKKLQLDAWAYRPGIPSNAAAPVSPELEKMAAAAKAYGPETSPDALGFNNWGTQERVRFLNALPRDLGTEQLQRLDGTFKLSQTRNSEVLFAWLRLAIANRYDPAVPAIERFLTSMGRRKFVEPLFRDLLAQADWGRPIAERVYAKARPGYHAVTAGSVDALLKPAEEEAAKAEKAG